In Rhodococcus pseudokoreensis, one DNA window encodes the following:
- a CDS encoding NAD(P)/FAD-dependent oxidoreductase translates to MTSDIVVIGGGVAGVSAVQSLRSEGYDGRLFLIGKERELPYDRTSLSKAVLAGDLADPPPLSPADWYDELQVETVLDRTVLQVDVTRKEVLLDGGRSLEVDRVLLATGASARVPSFSGADLPGVTTLRTVDDAQRLRQDWEPGQRLVVVGGGLIGCEVATTARKLGLEVSILEASDELLQRVLGRRIGGWCRARLEELGISVMVNTGVAEFDGVDRITAVIGTDGRRFPADSAIVCVGAEPETAIAEQAGLACSRGIIVNDSGGTAAEGVFAAGDAASWPLRTGGRRSLETYINSQKEATAVASAMLGKAVHAPQLPLSWTEIAGHRIQMIGDIEGSGEYVMRGAPDDGPALLFRLTDGKLTAALSVDAPREFAMATRLVESGAQVGRDVLADTSVELRELNRAARERTTAA, encoded by the coding sequence ATGACTTCCGACATCGTGGTCATCGGGGGCGGGGTCGCTGGCGTGAGTGCCGTGCAGTCGCTGCGTTCGGAAGGCTATGACGGGCGTCTGTTCCTGATCGGCAAGGAACGCGAACTCCCATATGACCGCACCTCGCTTTCCAAAGCGGTCTTGGCCGGGGATCTGGCCGATCCCCCGCCGCTGTCACCGGCTGACTGGTACGACGAGCTACAGGTAGAGACGGTGCTCGACAGGACGGTCCTGCAGGTGGATGTCACCCGCAAGGAGGTTCTGCTCGACGGCGGCCGCTCGCTCGAGGTCGATCGTGTTCTCTTGGCGACCGGGGCCAGCGCGCGCGTTCCCTCCTTTTCCGGCGCCGACCTTCCTGGCGTCACCACCCTGCGAACGGTGGACGACGCGCAGCGGCTGCGCCAAGACTGGGAGCCAGGACAACGGCTCGTCGTCGTCGGCGGAGGCTTGATCGGCTGTGAGGTTGCCACCACCGCTCGGAAGCTCGGGCTCGAGGTCAGCATCCTCGAGGCCTCAGACGAGTTGCTACAGCGCGTTCTGGGCCGCCGGATCGGTGGCTGGTGCCGGGCGCGCCTCGAGGAACTCGGGATTTCGGTCATGGTGAACACGGGAGTCGCCGAGTTCGACGGGGTGGACAGGATCACCGCCGTGATCGGCACCGACGGACGGCGTTTCCCGGCAGATAGTGCAATCGTGTGCGTCGGCGCGGAACCCGAGACGGCGATAGCCGAGCAGGCTGGGCTTGCGTGCAGCCGCGGCATCATCGTGAACGATTCCGGCGGCACCGCCGCTGAGGGGGTCTTCGCGGCCGGCGACGCGGCATCATGGCCGCTACGGACGGGCGGCCGGCGGTCGCTCGAGACCTACATCAACAGTCAGAAAGAGGCGACCGCAGTTGCGTCCGCGATGTTAGGGAAAGCCGTTCATGCGCCGCAACTACCGCTGTCGTGGACCGAGATAGCCGGACATCGCATACAGATGATCGGCGACATCGAAGGTTCAGGGGAGTACGTCATGCGAGGCGCTCCCGACGACGGCCCGGCACTGCTCTTCAGGCTCACCGACGGCAAACTGACTGCGGCCCTTTCGGTGGATGCTCCGCGAGAGTTCGCCATGGCGACCCGCCTTGTCGAGAGCGGTGCTCAGGTGGGCCGGGACGTTCTCGCCGACACAAGCGTGGAGTTGCGCGAACTGAATCGGGCGGCACGCGAGAGAACAACAGCGGCATGA
- the bphC gene encoding biphenyl-2,3-diol 1,2-dioxygenase, translating into MSVQRLGYMGFEVADVPAWRAFMTEKLGAMEASSSENSARFRIDSRSWRLMVEKGPSDDISLSGYEVESEDSLLAIKKRLEAHGIEVTTESGELADDRGVLGLISCTDTANTRVEIYYGATELFEKPFISPTGVSGFTTGDQGFGHYVLAVPDIDAALDFYVKGLGFHLSDIIDWKLNDELTVKLHFLHCNGRHHTLALAGLPGAKKTHHFMLETKHMDDVGLAYDKFDADGTVVMTLGRHTNDHMLSFYGATPSGFAVEYGWGARQVEPGWSVVRYDKISIWGHKFVAERDRQVSSNAIEDELIDIDATLSAPAQA; encoded by the coding sequence ATGAGCGTTCAGAGACTTGGTTACATGGGCTTCGAGGTTGCGGATGTGCCCGCATGGCGCGCCTTCATGACGGAAAAACTGGGGGCCATGGAGGCCTCGAGCAGCGAGAATTCGGCGCGGTTCAGGATTGACTCCCGCAGCTGGCGCCTGATGGTCGAAAAGGGACCGTCGGATGACATCTCGCTCTCGGGCTACGAGGTCGAGAGCGAGGACTCGCTACTCGCGATCAAAAAGCGTCTCGAAGCGCATGGAATCGAGGTGACAACAGAGAGCGGCGAGTTGGCGGACGATCGCGGTGTCCTCGGACTGATTTCGTGCACGGACACGGCAAACACCCGGGTCGAGATCTACTATGGCGCGACGGAGCTGTTCGAGAAGCCGTTCATCTCGCCGACCGGGGTCTCGGGCTTCACGACCGGCGACCAGGGGTTCGGCCACTACGTGCTGGCTGTGCCGGATATAGATGCTGCCCTGGATTTCTATGTCAAGGGCCTGGGCTTCCATCTCTCCGACATCATCGACTGGAAGCTCAACGATGAACTGACGGTCAAACTCCACTTCCTGCACTGCAACGGTCGACACCACACCCTGGCGCTCGCCGGTCTCCCGGGAGCAAAGAAGACTCACCACTTCATGCTCGAGACCAAGCATATGGATGACGTGGGCCTTGCCTACGACAAGTTCGATGCGGACGGGACAGTGGTCATGACGCTTGGCCGCCACACCAATGACCACATGCTCTCATTCTACGGCGCGACCCCCTCCGGATTTGCCGTCGAATACGGCTGGGGCGCTCGCCAGGTCGAACCAGGCTGGTCCGTCGTGCGCTACGACAAGATCAGCATCTGGGGTCACAAATTCGTTGCCGAGCGCGACAGGCAAGTGAGCAGCAACGCAATCGAGGATGAATTGATTGACATCGATGCCACGCTGAGCGCCCCGGCGCAAGCGTAA
- the hcaB gene encoding 3-(cis-5,6-dihydroxycyclohexa-1,3-dien-1-yl)propanoate dehydrogenase produces the protein MGWLEDNVMIVTGGGSGLGRALVERFLGEGARVGVLEKSAEKAEKLANDFGEDVLVVEGDVRKYDDNARVVQETVRQFGRLDTFVANAAIWDFSTKMVDIPVDRLDALFDEMFHINVKGYLHGARAAVEELAATGGSIIYTVSNAGFYPGGGGPLYTASKHAVVGLIKELAFELGPKIRVNGVAPGAMPTDLRGPGSLGMGETTITSVPLGDLVKQCTVLQELPEAADYTGHYVLLASKANSRTATGAIINCDGGMGVRGLAETAGGNDL, from the coding sequence ATGGGTTGGCTGGAAGACAACGTCATGATCGTCACCGGCGGAGGGTCGGGCCTAGGCCGGGCGCTGGTCGAGCGATTCCTGGGAGAAGGAGCCCGGGTGGGTGTCCTGGAGAAGTCGGCGGAGAAGGCTGAGAAGCTTGCCAACGACTTCGGCGAGGATGTCCTCGTGGTCGAAGGCGACGTGCGCAAGTACGACGACAATGCGCGCGTCGTCCAGGAAACGGTTCGCCAGTTCGGTCGCCTCGACACGTTCGTCGCGAACGCCGCGATCTGGGACTTCTCGACGAAGATGGTCGATATCCCGGTGGACCGACTGGACGCCCTCTTCGACGAAATGTTCCACATCAACGTCAAGGGCTACTTGCACGGTGCACGTGCGGCGGTCGAGGAGCTCGCCGCCACCGGAGGCTCGATCATCTACACCGTGTCGAACGCCGGCTTCTACCCCGGCGGCGGCGGCCCGCTCTACACCGCGTCGAAGCACGCGGTAGTCGGGCTGATCAAGGAACTGGCCTTCGAACTCGGCCCCAAGATCCGCGTCAACGGGGTGGCTCCGGGCGCAATGCCCACCGATCTGAGAGGACCTGGTTCGCTCGGAATGGGCGAAACCACCATCACCTCAGTGCCGCTCGGCGATCTGGTCAAACAGTGCACCGTGCTGCAGGAGCTGCCCGAGGCGGCGGACTACACCGGGCACTACGTTCTGCTGGCTTCGAAGGCGAACTCGAGGACGGCAACCGGCGCGATTATCAACTGTGACGGCGGGATGGGGGTGCGCGGCTTGGCCGAGACGGCCGGCGGAAACGACCTGTAA